The following proteins are co-located in the Manihot esculenta cultivar AM560-2 chromosome 7, M.esculenta_v8, whole genome shotgun sequence genome:
- the LOC110619575 gene encoding uncharacterized protein sll0005 isoform X5 — MAAVAASLSSPATAACFLRGSPKSKTAVNKGMKQEVPVIGDFSHFGIAVRKDFEFMKKGIGKGVGWANETFRLPQVFKALDDVLWLRNLEDPQAPPLEPQSWPQPSYPGLSGVDLFMADLKALEAYASYFYHASKIWSKPLPEVYDPQDIADYFSCRPHVVALRLLEVFSAFAFVTIKIRTSRIKRSLRTISNKDINGNISQYDFGLVLKETMLSLGPTFIKVGQSLSTRPDIIGTEISKALSELHDQIPPFPRTMAMKIIEEELDSPIKSLFSYISEEPVAAASFGQVYRGNTLDGHNVAVKVQRPNLRHVVVRDIYILRLGLGLLQKIAKRKSDLRLYADELGKGLVGELDYSLEAANASKFLDAHSSFRFMHVPKVYHHLSRKRVLTMEWVIGESPTNLLSLSTGDTVDQDSEYSERHKIEAKRRLLDLEEKKFHFGQVSKGVESSLVQLLETGLLHADPHPGNLRYTPSGQIGHQTVQIWN; from the exons TGAATAAGGGGATGAAGCAAGAAGTGCCGGTTATAGGGGATTTCAGTCACTTTGGAATTGCGGTCCGGAAGGATTTCGAGTTCATGAAGAAAGGAATCGGTAAAGGAGTTGGTTGGGCAAACGAAACATTCCGGCTTCCGCAGGTTTTTAAAGCCTTAGATGATGTTTTGTGGCTAAGGAATCTTGAGGATCCTCAAGCTCCTCCACTAGAGCCTCAGTCTTGGCCTCAACCTTCATATCCAG GACTTTCTGGAGTAGATTTATTCATGGCTGATCTCAAAGCCTTGGAAGCATATGCGAGTTATTTCTACCATGCATCTAAGATTTGGTCCAAGCCACTTCCTGAGGTCTACGATCCCCAAGACATTGCTGATTATTTCAGTTGCAGACCTCATGTAGTGGCCCTTCGACTTCTCGAG GTGTTTTCAGCCTTTGCTTTTGTCACGATCAAAATTCGGACCTCAAGGATCAAAAGGTCTCTAAGGACAATTTCAAATAAGGACATAAATGGAAACATCTCACAGTATGATTTTGGACTGGTCTTAAAAGAAACAATGCTAAGCTTGGGTCCCACTTTTATCAAAG TTGGTCAATCCCTTTCCACAAGACCAGACATAATTGGTACTGAAATTTCCAAG GCGCTTTCTGAGCTGCATGATCAAATCCCTCCTTTTCCTAGGACCATGGCTATGAAAATTATCGAGGAAGAGTTAGATTCTCCCATTAAATCTCTCTTTAGCTACATCTCTGAGGAACCTGTAGCTGCAGCATCATTCGGTCAG GTTTATCGTGGAAACACTCTTGATGGTCATAATGTTGCTGTGAAAGTTCAGCGTCCTAATTTGCGCCATGTCGTAGTTCGAGATATCTATATACTTCGCCTTGGG CTGGGTCTGTTGCAAAAGatagcaaaaagaaaaagtgacCTTCGCCTCTATGCCGATGAGCTTGGGAAAGGTTTAGTTGGAGAATTGGATTACTCTCTAGAGGCTGCCAATGCCTCCAAGTTTCTG GATGCTCATTCATCCtttaggtttatgcatgttccAAAAGTGTATCATCATTTAAGTCGAAAGAGAGTTCTGACAATGGAGTGGGTGATTGGTGAGAGCCCAACTAATTTACTCTCTCTATCTACTGGTGATACTGTTGATCAAGATTCTGAATATTCAGAAAGGCATAAAATTGAAGCTAAAAGGAGACTTCTCGATCTG gaagaaaaaaaattccattTTGGTCAGGTTAGCAAAGGAGTGGAATCATCACTGGTTCAGCTTCTTGAAACAGGCTTATTGCATGCTGATCCCCATCCAGGAAACT
- the LOC110619575 gene encoding uncharacterized protein sll0005 isoform X6, translated as MAAVAASLSSPATAACFLRGSPKSKTAVNKGMKQEVPVIGDFSHFGIAVRKDFEFMKKGIGKGVGWANETFRLPQVFKALDDVLWLRNLEDPQAPPLEPQSWPQPSYPGLSGVDLFMADLKALEAYASYFYHASKIWSKPLPEVYDPQDIADYFSCRPHVVALRLLEVFSAFAFVTIKIRTSRIKRSLRTISNKDINGNISQYDFGLVLKETMLSLGPTFIKVGQSLSTRPDIIGTEISKALSELHDQIPPFPRTMAMKIIEEELDSPIKSLFSYISEEPVAAASFGQVYRGNTLDGHNVAVKVQRPNLRHVVVRDIYILRLGLGLLQKIAKRKSDLRLYADELGKGLVGELDYSLEAANASKFLDAHSSFRFMHVPKVYHHLSRKRVLTMEWVIGESPTNLLSLSTGDTVDQDSEYSERHKIEAKRRLLDLVSKGVESSLVQLLETGLLHADPHPGNLRYTPSGQIGHQTVQIWN; from the exons TGAATAAGGGGATGAAGCAAGAAGTGCCGGTTATAGGGGATTTCAGTCACTTTGGAATTGCGGTCCGGAAGGATTTCGAGTTCATGAAGAAAGGAATCGGTAAAGGAGTTGGTTGGGCAAACGAAACATTCCGGCTTCCGCAGGTTTTTAAAGCCTTAGATGATGTTTTGTGGCTAAGGAATCTTGAGGATCCTCAAGCTCCTCCACTAGAGCCTCAGTCTTGGCCTCAACCTTCATATCCAG GACTTTCTGGAGTAGATTTATTCATGGCTGATCTCAAAGCCTTGGAAGCATATGCGAGTTATTTCTACCATGCATCTAAGATTTGGTCCAAGCCACTTCCTGAGGTCTACGATCCCCAAGACATTGCTGATTATTTCAGTTGCAGACCTCATGTAGTGGCCCTTCGACTTCTCGAG GTGTTTTCAGCCTTTGCTTTTGTCACGATCAAAATTCGGACCTCAAGGATCAAAAGGTCTCTAAGGACAATTTCAAATAAGGACATAAATGGAAACATCTCACAGTATGATTTTGGACTGGTCTTAAAAGAAACAATGCTAAGCTTGGGTCCCACTTTTATCAAAG TTGGTCAATCCCTTTCCACAAGACCAGACATAATTGGTACTGAAATTTCCAAG GCGCTTTCTGAGCTGCATGATCAAATCCCTCCTTTTCCTAGGACCATGGCTATGAAAATTATCGAGGAAGAGTTAGATTCTCCCATTAAATCTCTCTTTAGCTACATCTCTGAGGAACCTGTAGCTGCAGCATCATTCGGTCAG GTTTATCGTGGAAACACTCTTGATGGTCATAATGTTGCTGTGAAAGTTCAGCGTCCTAATTTGCGCCATGTCGTAGTTCGAGATATCTATATACTTCGCCTTGGG CTGGGTCTGTTGCAAAAGatagcaaaaagaaaaagtgacCTTCGCCTCTATGCCGATGAGCTTGGGAAAGGTTTAGTTGGAGAATTGGATTACTCTCTAGAGGCTGCCAATGCCTCCAAGTTTCTG GATGCTCATTCATCCtttaggtttatgcatgttccAAAAGTGTATCATCATTTAAGTCGAAAGAGAGTTCTGACAATGGAGTGGGTGATTGGTGAGAGCCCAACTAATTTACTCTCTCTATCTACTGGTGATACTGTTGATCAAGATTCTGAATATTCAGAAAGGCATAAAATTGAAGCTAAAAGGAGACTTCTCGATCTG GTTAGCAAAGGAGTGGAATCATCACTGGTTCAGCTTCTTGAAACAGGCTTATTGCATGCTGATCCCCATCCAGGAAACT